The Buteo buteo chromosome 15, bButBut1.hap1.1, whole genome shotgun sequence genome includes the window AAAGTACCTGTATACTGTGGGTCCTGGACCAGGTCATATTTTGGGTTGGTGCTCTGTAACTTTGGGCCATGCTTATCAATTGATTGTTGTCTGGAAATAGGTTTGTCCCACTTGGACCTCTTTTAATAAGTTCCTGAAAGCAACTGTGGATCAACTTTGAAGTCATAAGTGGACATAGATTTGTTTTAAGTAGGACTAGCAATTTATCTATGGGTCCATTTGCTATAAATGAGAACAGTAGGTacatttttatggctttttgCCTGTGTGCATGCTCTTCCCAATTGCTTCTATATTTGGCTATTGCATtggtgttttccttttaattaactGGTGgtttgactcttttttttttttgtccaaatcCATTTGGCTCCTCTGACATTGTATTGCAGTTTTCTGTATGCAAGTGGAAacccaaattaaaaattattcaaaaatgTCTTGTATATGTTGGTTATTTATATTTGTTGAGGTAGCAGATAGTTCTATTTGTGgttctgtttatttcagaaCCCTATTACCACTGAAAGAAAGTTAGATCCTCCTAAACCTATTGTGTCAAAGAAATCCATCAAAATGCAGAAACCTAATGGTCAGgggcagaaataatttaaaatagcagGGGTTCTGTTCTAAAGGGACAGAGGTTTTTGCTGAAAATCAAACAATCCTCTCTCCTGAGTTCTAGCACTGAAATTGTTTCCAAAGCAATGCTTGGAAACGGGCCAGGCATCATAAAGGGAGCTGCTCTTATTTTACTAACCAACAGAATTCAGTGTCTTCCCTCTTTCAGCTTGTTTCTGGTTTGTCCAGACGTCAGTAAAATTTGGGCTAGAAATGAGACCTTCAATGGcagctttctgtttaaaaatagaaaacaataaatCTGGTCATCCTTCTTCTTTGCCACCCAGGAATAAGCTGCAAAGTCTTTTGGGGCTTGCAGTCATGCTGCATGTGGAAGGAAACTTTCTGCATGTGTAGGTGAAATACTGatcatcttgttttctctttttcaccaGATTCCATTGTGATTGGATTTTGGGTTGGTCTTGCGGTTTTTGTCATCTTCATGTTTTTTGTCCTGACCCTGCTGACGAAGACAGGAGCACCACATCAAGAGTGAGTCTGAAAACTGGAATAACAAATCCAGCCTGCTAAGTGGTGTGTCTGTTCTTTGCGGCCCCCAAACAAGCAGCAACAGTGCTGACATTGCACTGGCTCAGCACCATCTTGTTCTAGTCCATTCTTATGAAAGGGTGCAGTCTATCTTTGTTTCAAATAATCTTTGTTCCAAGCACTTCTAGGAGACCAGTTCTGAAGAACTGTATTAATGTGTTCCCTATTTAGCAAATAGTCACAGGCATGCAGTAAGAGAAGGGAATAGCTGCATGTATGCATGTTCATGCTAGAAGGCAGTTGGTGGGTAGGCTGCCAAACAGCTGGCTTTAGATTACTGTTCTGCAAATAAATGGGGTCATTCTAGTTAGGCTCATGCTATGATGGAGTGGAACAGAGAAATGTGAATATTGACAGAGCATATACAAATAAAGTGCAGTGCAGATGTTAAGTTAAGGAAGTTGAAGTCTGGCAGGCTTCCACGTGTTTGTGTGTTAAAATCCAAAAGGTAGATCAGTAGTAGTTACAAAGTCTTCCCTTAACTCTGTAGCTCCCCTAGTCTCAGAGTGTCTTAGTTTCTGCTGAGAAATTCCAGTAGATGCTGAAGTACAGATCAGCTCCACGTTTAACACCATGGGCCCCTGAAAGTCACAAActaacctttttttcttgttctttctggCTGATAAGTATGTGCAGACCATGCCTTACCTCAACCATTTATCTGCATTTGCACAGCAAGCAGGCTGTGAGTGCCCCTTCCTCTGAGAAAGTTGAACCCACCTCTCTCAGGCTTGCATGCCAAAAAGTAGAAGTAAAAAGCCTCTCCGGAGAGTGACATTGCCTGCAGGCAGGTAGCGGTGATGAGAAGTTGATTGTGGAAGGCAATTGTTAGTGCTTATCACTTCCTAAAGCAGCCAGTCTATCTCTGCCTACTGAAGGCCCTTTGCTATTTAGTCATATGTAGACTAGCTCTGAAACTTCATGTAATAGCACATCTCTAGAGACCGGGCCATATTAGAGAGGACGTAACATACATCATGAGCCTCTTCTGAGCTCctaaatttttccttctgtgagaAGGAAATAGAGGCAGAAGAATTCATCTTCCCAGAACTGACTTGCTGGTATTTTTGCCTCCCTTACAGACTGTCATAAAGTAGCCAAACCTTGCtcccaaatatatttaaagttcTTGTGAGTATTGGTGTGCTGCCTCTTCCCTGAAGATCTTGTTTCTTAACTGAGCATCTGAGTCTGTATCCCACATGAATAATTTGAGAGGGGAAGAAGTGATGAAGTCAAATATACACAAAGAGAATTTAATATGGATATTTGTCAGAAGTTTGTACACTTGTAAAAGTGTCCTTTCAGGTAGCAGAGGCCTGCTTGATATCTCccactgtttttctgctttcttcatcaATTTTcttggaacaggttgcctagagagtTTGTGAAACTTCTGTCTTTGGTCAACTTCTACATCTAGATAACCTGATCTGAATTCAGAGTTGGCCTTGCCTTCATCAGGGCATTAAGCTAGaaacctccagaagtcccttccagtCTAACtcttaatgtaatttttcttcatttgctgaaGAGAGCCCAGttattcctttctgtatttgttttaaacttctttgCAGCTTTGGGAGCCGTGTGCTTGAATGCTTGCCCAATTACTATGTATGCTGAGTTGGCACCTTTAACACATGtgagcaggtttttttgagATTTGATAACCCAGTGTGTATGGTACTGGAAATAGATCATCCAGAAATATGCTAAGGGCAGTGAATACTGCTGTTTGCTCTTATTTTTGatacatgtatataaaaacTGGAGAACATAAATACCAACCTGTAAAACCAGTGCAGACTGTGGTTTTAGTTTGCCGGCATCTTCTGTCTTTATACCTGACTGGATTCTTCATGACTCATCATTTCATTAGTGGGCTGTCTTGTAGCCCTTCTTTAGAAATAGATGTTAATGGGATTCCTAGGTCTTGGGAGAAATTCAGCCTGATTGATGGACGTGTCTCTGACTTCAGTAAGTCAATTTGGCTGTTCTTTAAAGTACCATTAATGTGAGAGGTAAGTGTAACTGGGTTCAGATGGATGGATCTAAAGTAGAATACTCTGATTTTTCTAGTGTGCTTTTCTTGGCTCACTATAAAGGGGTATGATAGCATGTACTTCTCAAAATTGTGCAAGATGTTCAAAATTGGGTACATTCTCAGACTAGAAGAAAAGGGTCAGGATATGGTCAGGGAGAGGTAGAAATTTAATTAGTTACGGAAATGATGCCTGTtgcacttttcttttgtttgcttgtgtaTTAATATGTGTAGAACATTAGCTtgagcaacaacaaaaaaatgtgttgacaatctttctgaatttctgcCTGAAAAGTACTCTCATTCATCACTTGGGAGAAGACAGTATGCTatgtttgtttctgcatttaaaaaacatccttaaaaatgcatttgtgcaACAATGCATGTGTTCATGTAAACTCTTTGTACAAAATATCAGCTGATGTAATGTCAAAGCTTCATGCAGCTATTGAGGCAGGTTGTAGAACTAGCTGCAGTAAAGgtgaaatgactttttttttttttttaagaaatcagttAGTTTTGGTTAAGGATTCTGGGGTGAAACCCACTCAGAGAAATGCAGATCCACTGAAACAAAAACTACTTCTACAGAAACATGTATGTGTTTGCTGAAAACTTATTCAGGAAGGTTTCTCAGGTTCAGGGTTGCATTTCTGGATTGGTACTAAGGATCTGTTTAGATTCCCCCAAGTTCCCTCTGGGATGCTAAACCCTACTATTTTGAAGGACTGGCTACTTATTCCTTTCCATGGTTTGCCAAGTACCACAGGTCACTTCAGGGAGTGTTGAGAGAAGGGGTGTTAAAGCTATAAAGGAATCTTGAGTGTCAGTCCCAAACCAGTGTGCCCCTGTTAGAAGGGTATACTGGGCAAAATGGTCTGTACCCTGACAGTGCACTCAAGTCCAGTGGGCAGAGTCCAGAGCTTAATACTGAATCCAGCAGACCAGAACCCAGCACTGTAGGCTGGGAGATTCCCAGAAAAGGGAGCTTGGATTAGTTCACTGGTAACTGCTTGTTTTTGCTGTCTGTGtctcagaaagatttttctctatCAAAGATTTTTCTCGGAAGTGTTCTataagccattttaaaaaacttgttACTACTTGATACCAAGAGGAAATACTGAAGAGTATTTCTAAGCTCATTCAGTGAGCTGATTATCACAGTATATTGATTACTAGAAGTGCCATTTGAGAGTGCTGGCTTTGATCACTTGTTCCCATGGAAAATTATCACGACAAATCAAGACTTAAAATAgcttcagcagaaaataataaatagtgCTGGCTTTTAAAGTTTGTTGTAGATAAGCTGTAggatttcctttcttcctgatCACAATGGTTGCTGAAACCAAATTTGGTGTTAAGAAGTCAAATAGTTCTACTTTCAtgcttactgtatttttctttttcctccctagCAATGCAGAACCTTCTGAAAAAAGATTTCGCATGAATAGCTTTGTAGCAGATTTTGGAAGACCTCTGGAGTCGGAGAGGGTCTTTTCTCGTCAAATAGCTGAAGAATCCCAGtcacttttccatttctgtattAATGAAGTGGAACATTtggacaaagcaaaacaaagtcaGAAAGGTCCAGGTCTGGAAAATAATGTCCACTTCCAGGAAGTTCCCAGGAGCAGTGGAATGTTTGAGGAGGACGTAAATTGTCTTACAAAATTTAACATTCCTAACTTTGTGAACACTGAGCAGAACTCTTCACTAGGCGAGGACGATTTCCTCATCTCAGAGCCACCAAtcattttagaaagcaaatcAGTCATGCAATCTTCCCATCGGATCCTTGACTGAAAAGTCTTTTACTTTAAGGTAAACATTACTGTTATTGTCCAGTTTGAAGTCTTTCTTGGCCTTCTAGTATTTTGATAGAAGGTATTTCAGACCTGTGCTTTTTACTGTATGTAAGACTGGCTGTGCTGACAGAATTCAGTTTAAACAAGAAGTAAAATACTAAATGCTTTATTCTGATGCCTTCTGTGGTCTAAACTTTTTGCCCAGCATTATTTTTGcttcctgatttctttttttccttgttttcttctgtttttaaatgactgCTTATGTCCAGCTTCTGAAGGATACCATATTAATTTGTGGGGACTATGAGTCTGGAGCCTGGCATTGGGAGGTGTATGAAAACTCCTTGGCCAAGATAAGTGTAAACCTTAAATTAAGACTTATGTAAGGAATAAACAGGCAGCCTCTTGGGAGGTTCTGCAGCTTTTGCCACTCCCAAAAAGGACACCTGAAACTAAGCAGCACAATGGATATCTGCTTGGTGTTAACTTCAGTTTCTGATTTCTAACTGCTTTTTGGTGCAGGTGAAATCCAACTTAGAAAGCTTCCAGAGGGAATACCTGGCATAACTGTTTGGTTACAGTGTTTACAAAATGCTACCACCACCTGCTGCTGAGTAAAAGCAAATTGGTGCCTGTAACTGTAGTACTTCAGAGTGACATTCTGACAACTGCCCAGTGGTGACCATGACCTGGAATTAGTGTTCTACACACAAAcagtaatttcacttttttttaattgctgatgCAAACTTCCAGTTTGGTAAGTGCAGGATTCAGTAGGTAAATCACAGGAAATCAGATTAAAACTATTCTTTGTTTGTCAGTAGAGTTACTATATGCAAACGGTGGTTGTCTGTTAAGCTGGTGTTATGCTTTGCTTATAGGCTGAACCTCCTATGCTTTTTGGCTCTATAAACAGCCCTTTCTTGCCAGTAGGCCAGTGAAGGGGTAGCAGGCTTTCAGTTGTTCAGAGGACTAGCTCCAAAAGCACAGCTGAGGTGCACttgctccatcttctttttgTACTCAGTTGGGATGGTGTTGCAACCACAGCTGTTCTCCTAGGGAAAGGTTTGTTAAGGAATTGAATAGGTGTAATTTCACCctttaagtttattttttagaGAAAGAATAAGGTTCTGAAACTTAGCCAGTACTTAAATTATGTTTCAGCTTTCTTCAAAAGATTGTAACTAATGGCCAAATGGTTTTAGATGCAGAGGAACCAGGTTGAAATCCTTTGCGGGATTTGGAGTAAGAGTGCTCTGCAGGAAGTTGTTAACTGAAATGAAACTCGGGGATTCAAGATGCTGTGCCTAACTGAGTTTTCTTGAAACTAGCCTGCTTGGTATACAACATGTTTGTGTCAGAGTGAAAATGTAGCAAGGGCCTGCTGATACATTCTTCAGACACTTAAATGCTGATTAATTCATTCTCCCTTCATGTGACAAATAGAAAAATTAGTGAATGTGTTGTGCATTTAAAGAATAGAAAGACTGAGGGaaatctcttttgtttttatctccTGTGACCTTACTATAAACCACTTACACCtaaatttcctgttttcaaatttaattCTTGCACTACTTCCTAGTGTTTAAAGTAATGGGATTATActtaaagcaaagcagagactGTTTAAAACTAGCAGATTATTGTTGAAAATAGTTCCCAAGAGAAGATTGAGGCAAACCCTGTTACAAATGAGCATAGCTGCATGGGTTGCAATGTAGGTCTCCAATATGCTGCTTCAGGTGCAGAAAAGACCTCCTTATATAGTAAGTACTTAACCACAACTATGAAGGCTGTAGCTGTGgacttcccttttcccttcccaaattAAGAAATTTGGGAAATCTGCCTTCTGAATGTGGCAACTGCTTTCTGCTGAGGCACCTCAAACAACTGTTAGCTAACTGATGGTTGAGCTTTGTCTGAACTGAAGctcagtatttttcttgctaACAAGCTCTGGGACTGCTACTAAAGGTAGCTTTTATAGCCTACTTCTGGATGAGTTAGCTGCCTTCAGTGATGTTTGAtctattcttttttcattttttccatttaccaTGCTTGAAAACAGAGCATGCTGCTTAAATGAGGAGAAAACCTCTGTAGAATCCATCCCCCCTGCAATTGAGAAatgaagcttatttttaaagcatttgaaacttagttttaaaataatgtaggtctggttttagaaaaagaaaagcttgctATTCCCAGTGGGCTAACCtaagcttttcttctgctaccTTGAATCCTGGTGGCTTTTGTTTGCGTGCATAACTGCTAatttggggagaaaggagaagtatCCATGTGTATGGATGCTGGTGACAATGCCTAGATGAAAGGTATTTAATAATATGATCAAAGGATAACTTAACTTACAACACACTTGAATTGTAATCTTAGTGTCCTTCTGAAGCATGTATTAATCCTCTAAAGATATTTAAGTGTTTTTggttcctgctttttttcttccctgatggTGGTTCTGCTTTTTTCATCTTATCTCCCTTCTATCTTTAAAGAAgttcttcatgcttttttttacagaaaaataacctGGCAGTCCCCACTGCACAGCTCCCCCATGACTTCAGAAGCACTGTAGCAGCAATACAGTCTGATTCAGACTTTTGCTCTGCCTCAAAGGCAAAGGAGAATCTTTCTGCAGTCTTTAAAAGCAGTTATGTTAAAGGTGTTCATTcattcttttgcctttttaagaACCAATAGACATGAAGTTTTGCCTTCAGGGAAAAGGGACTGGTGTAATAACCAACTTTGtataacatttaaaaagttCATCTCTTCCCAGAAAACCAACATGAATTGGTTTACTATGAATTGAATAGAAAGTGCTTTGACTAGGGTAATCCTTCAAAAGGAGTACTCAGAATTTAATGGTGtttgaaaatcaaattattGCAAGTTTTCTTACTGCTTGGGCTGTCTGTTTCAGAACCTTTTCTCAAAACTCACTCTAAATGAATCACCTGTGGTAGATTTAACCTCATGTAGAGTTCCCCTAAGATAATTACATGTGTTTGCACAAACATGTATTGTGTTCTGTAAGAACTTACTAGGTCAAGTTATGTATTCTAGTTTCCAAAGGTGAATATTTGTGAAATGTTCTTCTGTGTAAACAAGTTTCAGTTgtgtaccttttttttaaaaaaaattctggaacCCTACAATGTAAAATCAGAAAACGCCTGCTcatagagaaaagaaagggaaaggtaaaACCATGAACTTTTCTAAAATCCAGTGATACATGGTCTCTGAGGCTAAAAGGTGAAGTAAATGATGTGTATTTGTCATGCATTTGTCATGTATTTGCACCTGAGCTGTAGCTCTTGAATACTTGTTACTGACTTTTTTTGCCACTCTGTGATTAAAAGAACCCCACAAAACCCTTAAGAAGCCACTGGCAAAAGAGGAATTGGAGTGTGCTTTTCCCCTTCTACTCTGCTCTATCCTCCTGGCAGTGAAAGATGACAAAGCTAAATAAATCAGCAGGAGATACTGTAGAGCTGGACTGAACTTACTTGGTAGCCTCAGGTATTGACAGGTAGCAAGGACAGCACAGAGGCAGAGCCTTTTACCACATGTTCTCCAACAAGAGCAAGAGTTGGACGCCTGTGCTTGGACAAGAGGTATGTAGTTAGCTGTCTGAAAGGCTAAACATTACCATTCCAAGTTACCAGAGGGCTTTCTGTTCAAGAGAGTCAGGGCAGCACTTGATCCATGGCCCCCTTTCCCTGCAGAAAGGTATTTGCACTGCTGTGCTAGTATacagagctgttttctttcttttttctagacTAGGTTAAATACTGGATATAGTAGCAGACTCCAAGATGTATTATGTACTATCAATCAAATAAAGTCTTCATCCATGATAATTTATTACATGAGCAGTTTTGACATGTATTTCTGAGAACTTGAACATAACACTTAATGTCTCTGCCACCAGTGCCAGGATCAGACCTGATGCTCTTCTGCACACCCTGTTTTCCTCTCTTGAAGCAAATGTCTTCTCTGTAATCCAGGTCACTGAGTCACCCAGCCAACTGCTCACTTGATTTCCTAAAAGCTTCAAACATGAGAATTCAAATTACAGTAAAGCAGCTGGAGTATAATAAACAAATGAATTCCAGCTAAACATAAGTCAATGGTTCAAAGAAATGATGTTTAAGATTCTTTTAATCCATCCATTATAACGCCTTCTGGAAATGCATAATGAAATAGTATGGcataagaagaggaaaaacatacaCCAGGAGTATATAATTCTATGACTCTGAAAGATACCACTGAAATCCTCAGTGGAATACAATAAAAGCTAATGACCTCTTTTGTTAGTCTTTGTTCTGCTTCGGGgtattttccccctttctgtACTGTTAAGACTGCTGGAGAGTCAACAACTAATAACTTTAGCAGGGAAGTTAAAACTTGGACCTTAGTTCTCCAAAAAGAGCACCATTACTACAGCCATTCAAGACCAGAGAGAGTCTGTTACTGTGTAGAGTGCCCACTTCATGGTCAATGCCTAAAGACCACACTTCAGTGAGTATACAACTACATAAATACATGTGAGAACACAGTATAAACCATATTATAGTTTATACTAATGGTAAATAATGCTGACTGACCCTGGTCAGTAAAATAGACTCAgagaatttaatttgaaatttaattCAAACTACGTAAGATACTATGGCTTACAAACTATGCTGAGAACCGAATacaagaactttaaaaaagtgtttgaatGAACTGCATGAACACTAAGGCAACCCCTCTTGATGACCTAAGGATTATACATGTGAGAGAGACAGTTTCCAGACGATGGAAATGCTTCCCCTAGGCCCTCCTGTCGTAGGCAGTGCCCTAGCATACCTACATGCAGGACTCGGCCTCTCTGGGAACACAAGGGTtgctataatttaaaaaaatctcacttgAAGTCACACACTTCAATACAGTGTTACACGTATAGCGAATTGTACAGGAAATaagtaatttgaaattattcaattttatccttttcatttgcaaaacagtCCCCAatcaagaaaatacagcatattTACACATAGCTGATATATACAAAGCATT containing:
- the MRAP2 gene encoding melanocortin-2 receptor accessory protein 2 produces the protein MSALRLISNRTSQQASSNSDYTWEYEYYEYGPVSFEGLKAHKYSIVIGFWVGLAVFVIFMFFVLTLLTKTGAPHQDNAEPSEKRFRMNSFVADFGRPLESERVFSRQIAEESQSLFHFCINEVEHLDKAKQSQKGPGLENNVHFQEVPRSSGMFEEDVNCLTKFNIPNFVNTEQNSSLGEDDFLISEPPIILESKSVMQSSHRILD